A genomic region of Neosynechococcus sphagnicola sy1 contains the following coding sequences:
- a CDS encoding tyrosine-type recombinase/integrase produces MKLCGFGQATPFDEKSFAKVRDNFPNETHRLLFAIAWYSLERWGAILQLQVDDVYLDSRRRTPRKTILFPAPTRKDRKTREVPISKSLALELRAYHPPIAGYLFPSLLRPGMPLSFRAADRALRRALVRCGLANQGFSTHSTRRGGITLLAARGTHPKVIQALTGHSSLATLGRYIDVSEEQKESAVALL; encoded by the coding sequence ATGAAGCTTTGTGGATTCGGTCAGGCGACTCCGTTTGATGAGAAAAGTTTTGCAAAGGTGCGGGATAATTTCCCAAACGAAACCCATCGGCTGTTGTTTGCGATCGCCTGGTATTCGCTGGAGCGTTGGGGAGCTATTCTCCAGCTCCAGGTCGATGACGTTTATTTGGACTCTAGGCGGCGAACCCCCCGGAAAACGATTCTGTTCCCAGCGCCGACTCGCAAGGATAGAAAGACGAGGGAAGTCCCGATCTCAAAATCTCTAGCTCTGGAACTCAGAGCCTATCACCCGCCGATCGCGGGATATCTGTTTCCGTCCTTGCTGCGGCCTGGGATGCCGTTGAGTTTTAGGGCGGCAGATAGAGCCCTTCGACGGGCGCTGGTCAGATGTGGGCTGGCAAACCAGGGTTTCTCGACCCACAGCACCCGCCGGGGCGGCATTACTTTATTGGCGGCCAGGGGGACACATCCCAAGGTCATCCAAGCCCTTACGGGTCATAGCTCTCTGGCGACTCTTGGCCGCTATATTGACGTGTCCGAGGAACAGAAAGAATCGGCTGTAGCACTCTTGTGA
- a CDS encoding helix-turn-helix transcriptional regulator: MYKRVQSPLMRLRSLAELTQQQLADVVGVSETTVRNWEKGRSTPTLAIDQLRRFCYALGVKPKNLPLDIVITGKISEVVGVLDEFDRLPDDLSPQPIQGHE; this comes from the coding sequence ATGTACAAACGAGTTCAGTCACCACTTATGCGGCTACGCTCACTAGCTGAGTTGACACAACAACAACTAGCTGATGTTGTTGGGGTTTCAGAAACAACTGTCCGAAACTGGGAGAAAGGAAGAAGTACGCCAACACTGGCGATCGACCAGTTGAGAAGGTTTTGTTATGCGCTAGGAGTCAAGCCGAAGAATCTACCGCTCGACATCGTTATCACTGGGAAAATCAGCGAGGTGGTAGGTGTTCTAGATGAGTTCGATCGCCTGCCAGATGACCTCAGTCCCCAACCCATCCAGGGTCATGAGTAA
- a CDS encoding IS110 family transposase has protein sequence MSKDNVTCCLLTTRVEPRKLYLDHEFPRLYANTIGIKGLLSLKPNVAVLEPTGMNYTKIWVTKLIEAGVEVVLVGHKQLKIHRVAIGLPDKDDEADSLALADYYQSYCHDPTRFVRMRDPLVAQMRDLVLRLHHQARVQSPIINRLRQDLIWQYPEGAKRSLDAIIFWRWLAGEGKSGKYDLEYANTCGLGLTDFTRESAQVLNKVMRQELEIDRQLRECLHDARFNSYRQIMAKFGMGERVQALIISQIYPLQNYLENNEPIMILSRSKTKPGKQTTKHISERKFTKALGMSPEREWSGDGKKTKKSGSELCRTAMWQWLFTRVEVKRCRPVNLPVVNWEIDHDLHRLDSGTLADYFDWLKGRMPIKLARSKTCAKAVKALFYELVATID, from the coding sequence GTGTCCAAGGACAACGTTACCTGTTGTCTTTTGACCACCAGGGTTGAACCTCGAAAATTATATCTAGACCATGAATTCCCCAGGCTCTATGCCAATACCATCGGCATTAAAGGGCTGCTGTCCCTGAAGCCGAATGTGGCAGTGCTGGAACCCACCGGAATGAACTACACCAAGATATGGGTCACCAAACTCATTGAAGCTGGGGTAGAGGTGGTGTTGGTGGGGCACAAGCAGCTCAAAATCCATCGGGTAGCGATCGGGCTGCCAGATAAGGATGATGAGGCAGATAGTCTAGCGCTGGCTGATTACTATCAGTCCTACTGCCATGACCCCACACGCTTTGTCAGAATGCGTGACCCGTTGGTGGCTCAAATGCGTGACCTGGTGCTGAGACTTCATCACCAGGCGCGGGTACAGTCGCCCATCATCAACCGTCTCAGGCAAGACCTGATCTGGCAATATCCAGAGGGTGCAAAGAGATCGCTGGATGCCATCATTTTCTGGCGGTGGTTGGCAGGGGAGGGTAAGTCAGGAAAGTATGACCTGGAGTATGCCAATACCTGCGGGTTGGGGCTGACGGATTTCACCAGGGAATCGGCCCAAGTCCTGAACAAGGTGATGCGCCAGGAGCTGGAAATTGACCGTCAGCTCCGAGAATGTCTCCATGATGCCCGGTTCAACAGCTACCGCCAGATCATGGCAAAGTTCGGCATGGGGGAGCGGGTGCAAGCCCTGATCATCTCGCAGATTTACCCCTTGCAAAATTATCTGGAGAATAACGAACCGATCATGATTCTCAGTCGTTCCAAGACCAAACCGGGGAAGCAGACCACCAAACATATCAGTGAACGCAAGTTTACCAAGGCTCTGGGGATGTCTCCTGAACGGGAATGGTCAGGCGATGGCAAGAAGACCAAAAAGTCCGGTTCGGAGCTGTGCAGAACCGCGATGTGGCAGTGGTTGTTTACTCGTGTTGAGGTCAAACGGTGCCGACCTGTGAATCTGCCTGTGGTCAATTGGGAGATAGATCACGATCTGCATCGGCTAGACTCTGGCACTCTGGCTGATTACTTTGACTGGCTTAAGGGTAGGATGCCCATTAAGCTGGCACGTTCTAAAACCTGTGCCAAGGCGGTTAAAGCTCTCTTCTATGAGCTGGTTGCAACCATTGATTAA
- the murA gene encoding UDP-N-acetylglucosamine 1-carboxyvinyltransferase, which produces MLHIWGRSPLNGHVKISGAKNAALVIMAGALLCPQECRIRNVPSLADVRRMAEILMALGISVQQQDDSLTINAQHIGQSHAPYELVSQLRASFFVVGPLLARLGIARVPLPGGCAIGARPVDLHVRGLQAMGADVQIEHGIVQACVTGSSRRLQGARIYLDYPSVGATETLMMAATLAEGETIIENAAQEPEVVDLANFCRAMGARIRGAGTNTIVILGVPSLHTTDYSIIPDRVEAGTFLVAGAITRSEISLSPVIPDHLTAVLAKLREIGAEIVAESPNHLRILPMQTCLGTDIETLPYPGFPTDMQAQFMALLTLSDGDSVITETVFENRLRHVAELNRMGADVRVKGNHAIVRGVPFLSGAPVVATDLRASAALVLAGLAAEGKTTIQGLQHLDRGYENLESKLKQLGARIQRVVADAETVDLPVLPVSLS; this is translated from the coding sequence GTGCTGCATATTTGGGGGCGATCGCCCCTGAACGGCCATGTAAAAATCAGCGGGGCCAAGAATGCAGCCCTTGTCATTATGGCCGGAGCCTTGCTCTGCCCCCAAGAATGCCGGATTCGTAATGTTCCGTCCTTAGCAGATGTACGGCGGATGGCTGAGATTCTGATGGCATTGGGTATTAGTGTGCAACAGCAGGATGACAGCCTCACCATTAATGCCCAGCACATTGGACAGTCTCACGCACCCTACGAACTTGTAAGTCAGCTGCGAGCCAGCTTCTTTGTCGTCGGGCCGCTGTTGGCTCGCCTAGGCATTGCTAGGGTACCCTTGCCGGGGGGATGTGCTATTGGAGCCAGACCCGTGGATTTGCATGTTCGTGGGTTGCAAGCAATGGGGGCGGATGTTCAGATTGAACATGGGATTGTCCAAGCCTGTGTCACGGGAAGCAGCCGTCGACTGCAGGGAGCGAGAATTTACCTTGACTATCCCAGTGTCGGAGCGACAGAAACCTTAATGATGGCTGCCACCCTTGCAGAGGGTGAAACCATTATTGAGAATGCAGCCCAAGAGCCAGAGGTTGTGGATCTTGCCAACTTCTGTCGGGCGATGGGGGCACGGATTCGGGGTGCAGGTACCAATACCATTGTGATTCTAGGGGTTCCTAGCTTACATACCACCGACTACAGCATTATTCCCGATCGGGTTGAGGCCGGAACCTTCTTGGTTGCAGGAGCAATTACCCGGTCTGAAATTAGTCTCTCTCCCGTTATCCCTGACCATTTAACAGCAGTACTGGCGAAATTACGAGAAATTGGAGCTGAAATTGTCGCGGAGTCACCCAACCACCTGAGAATTCTGCCAATGCAGACATGTCTGGGCACAGATATTGAAACCCTCCCCTACCCCGGATTCCCCACCGATATGCAGGCTCAATTTATGGCGCTGTTGACCCTCAGTGATGGGGACAGTGTGATCACGGAAACCGTATTTGAGAATCGCCTGCGCCACGTAGCAGAATTAAATCGTATGGGGGCGGATGTCCGGGTCAAAGGTAATCATGCCATTGTCAGAGGTGTCCCTTTTCTATCAGGTGCCCCGGTGGTAGCAACGGATTTAAGGGCATCGGCAGCGCTCGTACTGGCAGGCTTGGCCGCGGAAGGGAAGACCACGATTCAGGGATTACAGCATCTGGATCGGGGGTATGAGAACTTGGAGTCCAAGCTCAAACAACTCGGAGCTAGAATCCAGCGGGTTGTCGCCGATGCTGAAACGGTTGATCTGCCAGTACTCCCTGTTTCCCTTAGCTAA
- a CDS encoding HEAT repeat domain-containing protein — protein sequence MYDNDDLTFLDVGGDLESPLDHLEVVETASDQVQPDPDLMLVLLESADVQQRMLAARAFCDLQDQRAIPHLTHLLTDGCPLVRVSAAYALGRNPSVEAVEALIHQLNRDWNGYVRKGIVWALGNCHDRRALLPLVQTLKLDISAVRLWAASSLAQMVAVGYESVVAVLPPLIEALRQDAIPAVRSNCAWSLGQLCRELPSNVVYATAIDALIETFVEDTDLGVREDAKAALLKVGDPRALQLIAELEQEGFL from the coding sequence ATGTATGATAATGACGATTTAACGTTCTTGGATGTTGGAGGTGATCTGGAGAGTCCTCTCGATCACCTAGAAGTAGTTGAAACTGCATCAGATCAGGTTCAGCCTGATCCAGATCTGATGCTGGTACTGCTTGAGTCGGCGGACGTGCAGCAACGTATGCTGGCGGCGCGAGCTTTCTGTGACTTGCAAGATCAGAGAGCGATTCCTCATTTGACGCACTTGTTGACGGATGGGTGTCCCCTCGTACGGGTGAGTGCAGCCTATGCCCTAGGACGCAACCCCAGTGTGGAGGCCGTCGAAGCCCTGATTCATCAGCTCAACCGGGATTGGAATGGTTATGTTCGCAAGGGCATTGTCTGGGCGTTGGGTAACTGCCACGATCGCAGAGCGTTGCTCCCCCTCGTCCAAACCCTGAAATTGGATATTTCAGCCGTGCGGTTATGGGCGGCGAGTTCCCTAGCGCAGATGGTTGCGGTGGGCTATGAATCGGTGGTCGCAGTCCTGCCACCGCTGATTGAGGCTCTGCGACAGGATGCCATCCCCGCCGTTCGCAGTAATTGTGCCTGGTCCTTGGGGCAACTGTGTCGCGAACTCCCCTCGAATGTGGTCTATGCCACCGCGATCGATGCCCTGATCGAGACCTTTGTGGAGGATACAGACCTGGGAGTGCGGGAAGATGCCAAGGCAGCCTTGTTAAAGGTGGGGGATCCCCGTGCTTTACAACTGATTGCTGAGTTGGAGCAGGAGGGTTTTTTGTAA
- a CDS encoding NAD(P)/FAD-dependent oxidoreductase produces MLDIDGITGGFNFQSAWTTAWLAGRAMGQQRS; encoded by the coding sequence GTGCTGGATATTGATGGCATCACCGGTGGGTTTAATTTCCAGAGTGCCTGGACAACCGCCTGGTTGGCAGGCCGCGCCATGGGGCAGCAACGTAGCTAA